The genomic region aATTGTAATTGTCAAAAGGAAAATACGTATGAGAGTAAAAGTAAATCTTTGCCTACGCTTACGCATATTTCAACTAAACTCTCGTGATTATGCAAAACTCTCGTGATACATAATCATTCTAGAGccttctttttggttttttctttttttccctttttttttggagcatTCTTGAAATCTAATTAACACCAAAACCGTTACGCTAAAAGACATGGGGTCCCAGCTTTTCAAATAATACTAAAAGGCCCTCAAAAGTCAAAAATAGCCTACCAAATGGGCCAAAAGATACACCCATCAACGTAACTTAGAAATTCAACCGAAACGAGAAGGCGTTACTTGGACACGGTATCAAGCTCTCAAGTAAAAATATGGGAAAATTGGAGATATTGGTTGTAGTATAGATGGCAAATTCCAAACGTTATGCATTACTGGAATGAGCTcctcatacattttttttgaatatttcattattttgaagtcacatgatTATGAAGTCCACTCAAACAATAAAACCGAAAACTATCAAACTTATATCCTAACTCTTTTGATCAAACTTCATATAGCAAGTGCTAAAAATTGCAGTTCCATCCAACAGCAGAAAACGTCTGATGGTATTTCTTAATTGAGTGATGCTACCAATGCCATGTGCTCTATAAGGTCCAATACTCGGTTActgtaagaaaaaaaacaacagaTATGATCAATCATACACAATTGCATGAAAATTGTTAGTAAAGGAGTTGCATTTGTCAATATCTTTGTGCGTTGGTGGCTGAGGAAGAGAGAAGCTGTACCTGTATCCCCACTCATTGTCGTACCATGAAACAAGCTTCATGAACGAGTTATTGAGCCCAATCCCTGCCTTTGCATCGAATATACTTGACCTGAAATGAAACAAAATCCAATGAAACCAAATGGAGATTGCAAATCTCAGTGTTTTTTCAACAATAGTCTGTAAAAGCAAGCAAGGATGAGATTGACAAAGGTGCAGATCCTGGAAACTTGTGAAGTGCAGTGCAATTGCTAGGCACAAAGGTCAAAATATCAAGGAATAGAAGATGATGCATTCTCTATTACTTTCTTTAAGAACATTATCACAGGAACCAGAAAGCCAATCCAGCACAAAACAAAGGAGGCCTCAAAGAGCTTGAAATTGCCATTTGCCAATAGTTTTCACAACATAGAGAAGTAAAAGACCACAAAACAATCAAAGCACAAGAGAGAGATACCTTGAGTCACCAACAAAATCATTGGAGACAACATCCTCATCTGTGTATCCAAGAATGCCTTTCAGTGGCCCCTCTGAGGCATACCTGTATTTGAAAATTCCAAGGTGAATTCAGTCAATCATCAAGTAAAAACATCACATCATGAAAGACCCCTAATAACTGCCAAAAGAAGAGAATACACAAGatcacataaaacaaaaaaaacaaaaaatagaaacataCTTAATAGCTGCCTTGACATCTTCATAGGAAGCACTCTTCTCAAGTCGACAAGTTAAGTCTACGACAGAAACATTAGGTGTTGGGACACGGAAGGCCATTCCAGTAAGCTTTCCATTAAGCTGTGGAAGAACTTTCCCAACTGCCTGCAATACCAAAAACATTAAGTTACCACAACACTCACCACCAATATAAAGGGTTGTATCTAATGCAATTGTCCTAAATTATATTTCTTGGAAAAATCACCACACCTTAGCAGCACCAGTTGAACTAGGAATGATGTTTTGTGAAGCTCCACGGCCCCCTCTCCAATCCTTCATTGAAGGACCATCGACAGTTTTTTGAGTTGCTGAAAATAGAAAACCATAAATTTGTTACAAAACACGCAACATGTTTtaacagagagaaagagagatagagacagAGACCTGTAGTTGCATGCACTGTTGTCATTAGACCTTCAATGATACCGAATTCTTCATCAACCACCTGCAAAACAGGAGcacaaaaaattagataaatatCAAGAGAACAGGTAGACATTTCATATTCATCTCCTACCAGGTTACTATTAAACATAAAAAgcaaaagaattataaaaaagatgAATAGAACTTAATAAGCTTTAAGATGCGCAACCAGACCTTTGCTAGAGGAGCAAGACAATTGGTAGTGCAGCTTGCATTGGAAACAATATCCATGTTTGGATTGTATGTCTTCTCATTTACTCCTACCACAAACATAGGTGCATCAGCTGATGGAGCTGATATTACAACTTTCTTGGCACCACCCTGCAGAGGCAAATCGAAAAAAGCtcaacttaaaaattgtaaatatggAGTAAGCGATTCATAATAAAGGAaatatatggagagagagagagagagagagagagagtgtaatTGATTATCACACCAACCTTCTTGTGTGCTGAAGCCTTCTCGATTGTTGTGAAAACCCCAGAGGATTCGACAACATAGTCTGCCCCAAAATCACCCCAAGGAATCTCTGCTGGGTCCCTGAGAGAATAAGTAGTC from Castanea sativa cultivar Marrone di Chiusa Pesio chromosome 11, ASM4071231v1 harbors:
- the LOC142615860 gene encoding glyceraldehyde-3-phosphate dehydrogenase GAPCP1, chloroplastic-like isoform X2; translated protein: MAASTMLRSAATATATASFIEASSSPSDRFSKVSSISFSRNLNSLKRQSSLFGTSVPSGSSSLQTCSVRSVQLVKATATEIPPTVPRSRTGGKARIGINGFGRIGRLVLRVAISRDDIDIVSVNDPFIDAKYMAYMLKYDSTHGVFKGTIQVLDNSTLEINGKQIKVVSKRDPAEIPWGDFGADYVVESSGVFTTIEKASAHKKGGAKKVVISAPSADAPMFVVGVNEKTYNPNMDIVSNASCTTNCLAPLAKVVDEEFGIIEGLMTTVHATTATQKTVDGPSMKDWRGGRGASQNIIPSSTGAAKAVGKVLPQLNGKLTGMAFRVPTPNVSVVDLTCRLEKSASYEDVKAAIKYASEGPLKGILGYTDEDVVSNDFVGDSRSSIFDAKAGIGLNNSFMKLVSWYDNEWGYSNRVLDLIEHMALVASLN
- the LOC142615860 gene encoding glyceraldehyde-3-phosphate dehydrogenase GAPCP1, chloroplastic-like isoform X1, which codes for MAASTMLRSAATATATASFIEASSSPSDRFSKVSSISFSRNLNSLKRQSSLFGTSVPSGSSSLQTCSVRSVQLVKATATEIPPTVPSMNARSRTGGKARIGINGFGRIGRLVLRVAISRDDIDIVSVNDPFIDAKYMAYMLKYDSTHGVFKGTIQVLDNSTLEINGKQIKVVSKRDPAEIPWGDFGADYVVESSGVFTTIEKASAHKKGGAKKVVISAPSADAPMFVVGVNEKTYNPNMDIVSNASCTTNCLAPLAKVVDEEFGIIEGLMTTVHATTATQKTVDGPSMKDWRGGRGASQNIIPSSTGAAKAVGKVLPQLNGKLTGMAFRVPTPNVSVVDLTCRLEKSASYEDVKAAIKYASEGPLKGILGYTDEDVVSNDFVGDSRSSIFDAKAGIGLNNSFMKLVSWYDNEWGYSNRVLDLIEHMALVASLN